The Oncorhynchus masou masou isolate Uvic2021 chromosome 6, UVic_Omas_1.1, whole genome shotgun sequence genome has a window encoding:
- the LOC135542349 gene encoding eukaryotic translation initiation factor 6-like — MAVRASFEKNNEIGCFAKLTNTYCLVAIGGSENFYSVFEGELSETIPVVHASIAGCRIIGRMCVGNRHGLLVPNNTTDQELQHIRNCLPDTVKIQRVEERLSALGNVIACNDYVALVHPDLDRETEEILADSLKVEVFRQTVAEQVLVGSYCAFSNQGGLVHPKTSIEDQDELSSLLQVPLVAGTVNRGSEVIAAGMVVNDWCAFTGLDTTSTELSVIESVFRLSEAQPSAIATTMRDSLIDSLA; from the exons ATGGCTGTCAGGGCATCTTTCGAGAAGAACAACGAAATAGGCTGCTTCGCCAAATTAACAAACACATATTGCCTAGTTGCAATTGGTGGGTCAGAGAATTTCTATAG TGTCTTTGAAGGCGAGTTGTCAGAAACCATCCCAGTTGTACATGCCTCAATAGCAGGATGTCGGATAATTGGAAGAATGTGTGTGG GGAATCGTCATGGACTCCTGGTGCCCAACAACACTACTGATCAGGAGCTGCAGCACATTAGGAATTGTCTTCCAGACACGGTGAAGATCCAGAGGGTCGAGGAACGGCTCTCAGCGCTGGGGAATGTCATAGCCTGTAATGACTATGTGGCCCTGGTGCATCCTGATCTGGACAGG GAGactgaggagatcctggcggaCAGTCTGAAGGTGGAGGTGTTCCGTCAGACAGTAGCAGAGCAAGTTCTAGTGGGGAGCTACTGTGCCTTCAGCAATCAGGGGGGACTGGTACACCCCAAAACCTCCATAGAAGACCAGGATGAGCTCTCCTCCCTACTCCAAGTGCCTCTGGTG GCTGGAACAGTGAACCGTGGTAGCGAGGTCATCGCTGCAGGGATGGTGGTAAATGACTGGTGTGCCTTCACTGGGCTGGACACCACCAGCACAGAGCTGTCCGTCATTGAGAGTGTGTTCAGACTGAGCGAGGCGCAGCCCAGTGCAATCGCTACCACGATGAGAGACTCTCTAATTGACAG